A single genomic interval of Alcaligenes sp. SDU_A2 harbors:
- a CDS encoding ribonucleoside triphosphate reductase has product MNTRAAPDALQRPVPQIDIIRSVTEYLERQDWRVNANANQGYSLGGLILNTSGKMIANYWLSHVYPETIGQAHRQADLHIHDLDMLSGYCAGWSLRMLLTEGLNGVPGKIESAPPRHMSSAVGQIVNFLGTLQNEWAGAQAFSSFDTYMAPFVRKDAMNYTQVLQCMQELIYNLNVPSRWGTQTPFTNLTFDWICPEDLRAQVPLIGGQEMPFCYGDLQSEMDMINRAYIEVMTQGDARGRAFTFPIPTYNITADFDWHSPNAQRLFEMTAKYGLPYFQNFINSELKPNMIRSMCCRLQLDLRELLKRGNGLFGSAEQTGSLGVVTINCARLGYLHRGDAPGLFARLDHLLELGRDSLEIKRRVIQEHMDQGLFPYTRRYLGTLRNHFSTLGVNGINEMIRNFTDNAHDLTTPWGHDFALQLLDHVRARMVQFQESTGHMYNLEATPAEGTTYRFAKEDRARWPDILQAGTPDMPYYTNSSQLPVGFTDDPFEALERQDELQRRYTGGTVLHLYMTEPLSSANACRTLVQRALSRFSLPYITVTPTFSICPKHGYLPGKHTFCPHCDADLLARRQAACQHGH; this is encoded by the coding sequence ATGAACACCAGGGCAGCCCCCGATGCACTGCAAAGACCAGTGCCGCAGATCGATATCATCCGCTCGGTCACCGAATACCTGGAACGCCAGGACTGGCGCGTCAATGCCAATGCCAACCAGGGCTATTCGCTGGGCGGTCTGATCTTGAACACATCGGGCAAGATGATCGCCAATTACTGGCTCAGCCACGTCTACCCCGAAACCATAGGCCAGGCCCATCGCCAGGCCGACCTGCACATTCACGACCTGGATATGCTTTCGGGCTACTGTGCCGGCTGGTCGCTGCGCATGCTGCTCACCGAAGGCCTGAATGGCGTGCCCGGAAAGATCGAGTCCGCCCCGCCGCGCCATATGTCCAGCGCCGTGGGTCAGATCGTCAACTTCCTGGGCACCCTGCAAAACGAATGGGCCGGGGCCCAGGCCTTCAGCTCTTTTGACACCTATATGGCTCCTTTTGTGCGCAAAGATGCCATGAACTACACCCAGGTGCTGCAATGCATGCAGGAACTGATCTACAACCTGAATGTGCCATCACGGTGGGGCACGCAAACACCCTTCACCAATCTGACCTTCGACTGGATCTGCCCCGAGGATCTCCGCGCACAAGTGCCGCTGATCGGCGGCCAGGAAATGCCTTTTTGCTATGGCGATCTGCAAAGCGAAATGGACATGATCAACCGCGCCTACATCGAAGTCATGACGCAGGGCGATGCGCGCGGGCGGGCTTTTACCTTCCCCATTCCCACCTACAACATCACGGCCGACTTCGACTGGCACAGCCCCAACGCGCAGCGCCTGTTCGAGATGACGGCCAAATACGGCCTGCCTTATTTCCAGAACTTCATCAATTCCGAACTCAAGCCCAATATGATCCGTTCCATGTGCTGTCGCCTGCAACTGGATCTGCGCGAACTGCTCAAACGCGGCAACGGCCTGTTCGGCTCAGCCGAGCAGACCGGTTCGCTGGGCGTGGTCACCATCAACTGCGCGCGGCTGGGCTATCTGCATCGCGGCGATGCGCCAGGGCTGTTCGCGCGGCTGGACCACTTGCTGGAGCTGGGGCGCGACAGCCTAGAAATCAAGCGCCGCGTCATCCAGGAACACATGGACCAGGGCTTGTTTCCCTACACCCGGCGCTACCTGGGCACTTTACGCAATCACTTCTCTACGCTGGGTGTGAACGGCATCAACGAGATGATCCGCAACTTCACAGACAATGCGCACGATCTGACCACCCCCTGGGGCCACGATTTTGCACTGCAATTGCTCGATCATGTACGCGCCCGGATGGTGCAGTTCCAGGAAAGCACGGGCCATATGTACAACCTGGAAGCCACGCCCGCCGAAGGCACCACCTACCGCTTTGCCAAGGAGGACCGCGCCCGCTGGCCAGACATTTTGCAAGCCGGAACGCCGGACATGCCCTACTACACCAACTCCTCGCAATTGCCAGTGGGCTTTACCGACGACCCCTTCGAGGCCCTGGAACGCCAAGACGAACTACAACGAAGATACACCGGCGGCACTGTGCTGCATCTATACATGACCGAACCGCTGTCCAGCGCCAACGCCTGCCGCACCCTGGTGCAGCGCGCCCTGAGCCGCTTTTCCCTACCGTACATCACCGTCACGCCCACATTCTCCATCTGCCCCAAGCACGGCTATCTGCCCGGCAAGCACACATTCTGCCCGCATTGCGACGCAGACCTCCTGGCACGCAGGCAAGCCGCTTGCCAACACGGGCACTAG
- the nrdD gene encoding anaerobic ribonucleoside-triphosphate reductase, producing the protein MTDPSLVLTDAERQPCEIWTRVMGYHRPMSSFNIGKQGEFHERRYFTESNADLPAPIPTA; encoded by the coding sequence ATGACAGACCCAAGCCTCGTCCTGACGGATGCCGAACGCCAACCTTGCGAAATCTGGACGCGGGTCATGGGCTATCACCGTCCTATGTCCTCGTTCAATATCGGCAAACAGGGCGAATTTCACGAACGCCGCTATTTTACGGAGTCGAATGCGGACCTGCCTGCCCCGATACCGACAGCCTGA